The Lycium barbarum isolate Lr01 chromosome 9, ASM1917538v2, whole genome shotgun sequence genome has a segment encoding these proteins:
- the LOC132609416 gene encoding uncharacterized protein LOC132609416, with amino-acid sequence MASSSQHSLKKYFTKVPKSSLASPSQLNQEANANCSEVALHSSQEFDLSTLNYDPGERTPILDYHPNHRDVIRRAYLQNGPCQPRLLQREYPQTNISGSMRRFNSEWFDDVYHDWLEYSVSKDAVYCLYCYLFKGHSIHQGGGEVFSTTGFKSWHKKSSLGGHIGLQNSVHNQSKKKCQDLMRQQQSVEFSLGRQFNQFKHAYWVRLSASVDVVRLLVTQGFAFRGHDESKSSLSRGNFLHILSWYGKKCDNIRDYVLEHAPQNDQMTSPGIQKDIVTSCKIETIKAILDELNGDYFALLVDESFDVSRKEQMAIVLRYIDRKGIVMERLIDIVHVQDTSALSLKRAIVNLLAQHSLSLSHVRGQCYDGASNMQGEINGLKMLIRQESRSAHSIHCFAHQLQLTLVAVSKKCIEVGKLVVLVSNILNVLGSSFKRMDEFRDSQKERIQEALDMGELITGRGLNQELGLSRACDTRWGSHYKSFNNFILMYGSIVNVLESLVHDARLMDERAKAMGYLDACRTYEVAFMLHLMSEVLAITNEVNKCLQKKEQDLANAMLLLEVAKIRLQAYRDEEWDSLIAKVSLFCIKHEILVPNFKDPYVSSLRSRRRLGDNTVLHHYRVEVFCNIIDWQLQELKDRFGEATTNLLRGIACLNPIDSFSSFDIRKIMKMAALYPDDFDEFNMSALENQLASYIIDVRDVDERFFDLKGLCDLSKRLVQTKKHSNYPLVFRLVKLALLLPVATASVERAFSAMKFIKNDLRSQMSDDFLSGCLVPYLEKDLFDNISNDAIIKTFQEMKPRRVQL; translated from the exons ATGGCTTCCTCA TCTCAACATTCACTGAAAAAGTATTTTACCAAAGTACCAAAATCAAGTTTAGCGTCTCCTAGTCAACTTAACCAAGAAGCAAATGCCAACTGTTCAGAAGTAGCGTTACATTCTTCTCAAGAATTTGATTTGAGTACTTTAAACTATGATCCGGGTGAAAGAACTCCAATTTTGGACTATCATCCAAATCATCGTGATGTTATTAGAAGAGCATACCTTCAGAATGGCCCTTGTCAACCTCGGTTGCTTCAGCGTGAGTATCCTCAAACGAATATTTCTGGATCAATGCGTCGTTTTAATTCTGAATGGTTTGATGATGTATATCATGATTGGTTGGAGTATAGTGTTAGTAAAGACGCAGTCTATTGTTTGTATTGTTATCTATTTAAAGGCCATAGCATTCATCAAGGTGGAGGTGAAGTATTTTCAACTACTGGGTTTAAGAGTTGGCACAAAAAGAGTAGTCTTGGGGGACATATCGGTCTACAGAACAGCGTACATAATCAATCAAAAAAGAAATGTCAAGATCTAATGCGACAACAACAGTCTGTTGAATTTTCACTTGGGAGACAATTTAATCAATTTAAACATGCATATTGGGTTCGCTTAAGTGCTTCAGTTGATGTAGTAAGGCTTCTTGTAACTCAAGGATTTGCATTTCGAGGTCACGATGAATCTAAATCATCACTTAGTAGGGGTAATTTTCTTCATATTCTCTCATGGTATGGGAAAAAGTGTGATAATATTCGTGATTATGTACTGGAACATGCTCCTCAAAATGATCAAATGACTTCTCCAGGGATTCAGAAAGATATAGTGACATCATGTAAAATAGAAACAATTAAAGCTATTCTTGATGAATTAAATGGTGACTACTTTGCTTTACTAGTTGATGAGTCTTTTGATGTGTCACGCAAGGAGCAAATGGCTATTGTCTTACGATATATTGATAGAAAGGGAATTGTGATGGAGCGACTTATTGACATTGTTCACGTTCAAGATACTAGTGCTTTATCTTTAAAGAGGGCGATCGTTAATTTACTTGCTCAACATTCCTTGAGTCTATCACATGTACGTGGACAATGTTATGATGGGGCAAGCAATATGCAAGGTGAGATCAATGGCCTTAAAATGTTGATTAGGCAAGAAAGTAGATCGGCTCATTCCATTCATTGTTTTgctcatcaacttcaactaaCTCTTGTTGCAGTCTCTAAAAAATGTATTGAAGTGGGAAAACTTGTGGTATTGGTTTCAAATATTTTGAATGTATTAGGATCTTCTTTTAAGCGTATGGATGAATTTCGAGATTCTCAAAAAGAAAGAATTCAAGAGGCATTAGATATGGGTGAGCTTATAACCGGTAGGGGCTTGAATCAAGAACTTGGTCTTTCAAGAGCTTGTGATACTCGTTGGGGATCTCATTATAAATCTTTTAACAATTTTATTCTTATGTATGGCTCTATTGTTAATGTTCTTGAATCACTTGTTCACGATGCACGATTAATGGATGAAAGAGCCAAGGCAATGGGATATCTCGACGCTTGTCGAACATATGAGGTTGCATTCATGTTGCATTTGATGAGTGAGGTTTTAGCAATCACAAATGAGGTTAACAAATGCTTACAAAAAAAGGAGCAAGATTTGGCAAATGCCATGCTACTTCTTGAAGTAGCAAAAATAAGGTTGCAAGCTTATAGGGATGAGGAATGGGATTCTCTCATTGCTAAGGTATCTTTATTTTGTATCAAGCATGAAATTTTGGTACCTAACTTTAAGGATCCATATGTTAGCTCTTTAAGATCACGACGAAGACTTGGTGACAATACAGTCTTACATCATTATCGTGTTGAAGTGTTTTGCAATATTATTGATTGGCAACTTCAAGAGCTTAAAGATCGTTTTGGCGAAGCGACGACTAATTTGCTTCGTGGAATTGCTTGTTTGAATCCAATTGACTCTTTTTCAAGTTTCGACATCAGAAAGATAATGAAAATGGCTGCGTTATATCCTGATGACTTTGATGAGTTCAATATGAGTGCTCTTGAGAATCAACTTGCAAGTTACATTATTGATGTTCGTGATGTTGATGAAAGGTTTTTCGATCTAAAAGGGCTTTGTGATCTTTCGAAAAGATTAGTTCAGACAAAGAAGCATTCAAATTATCCTCTTGTATTCCGCTTAGTGAAACTTGCTTTGCTTTTGCCAGTTGCCACTGCATCCGTTGAAAGAGCTTTTTCGGCAATGAAGTTTATCAAGAATGACTTGCGGAGTCAAATGAGTGATGATTTTTTGAGCGGTTGTTTGGTGCCTTATCTAGAAAAAGATTTATTTGATAATAtttctaatgatgctattattaagACATTTCAAGAAATGAAACCTCGTAGAGTACAATTGTAA